In the genome of Coraliomargarita algicola, one region contains:
- the malQ gene encoding 4-alpha-glucanotransferase produces the protein MTTPLFHRDCGLLMHPSSLPNQFGVGDFGPSAIRWVKQLARHGQNIWQILPLNPAGYGDSPYQGLSAFAANPIFISPEDLHTRGLLDDQELLALRMPLHSRVDYARLYANKAEVSARAALKFFALPSSDPLREQYRVFLESERDWLECFALFSALKARFNRVAWTEWPEEFRDRDTVALQRITEELESDIQRVYFEQFILRLQWSAVQRHAHELGVSLVGDLPIFVAHDSADVWCQRELFRLNADGSPSVMAGVPPDYFSATGQLWGNPLYNWDMHRSHKYAWWRQRLSRILTWVDVVRIDHFRGFEACWEVPGEAETAAEGSWVPAPGYEVFNAFVEDHGLPLPVIAEDLGVITPEVEQLRDYYNLPGLRIEQFAFGTDPMSSTFLPENYVPNCIAYTGTHDNDTVVGWFSSEAGEDSTRTAEEIEEERAMTLEYFGSDGSEIHWDFIRSLYRSRAGAVVVPVQDLLGLGSDARMNTPGKASGSWGWRLTDTLRLSGALEELDALTRETDRGLMSRETPLSLRSQQGHNEA, from the coding sequence ATGACTACACCTCTTTTTCATCGAGACTGTGGTCTCCTGATGCATCCGAGTTCCTTGCCGAATCAATTTGGAGTTGGGGATTTCGGGCCATCCGCGATTCGCTGGGTCAAGCAGTTGGCGCGACACGGGCAAAATATTTGGCAAATCTTGCCGCTCAATCCGGCCGGGTATGGTGATTCGCCCTATCAGGGGCTGTCTGCCTTTGCGGCCAATCCCATTTTTATAAGTCCTGAGGACTTGCATACGCGTGGTTTGCTTGATGACCAGGAGTTATTGGCCTTGCGTATGCCACTGCACTCTCGGGTGGATTATGCGAGGTTGTATGCAAACAAAGCTGAAGTGTCCGCGCGAGCGGCGCTGAAATTTTTTGCTTTACCGAGTTCGGATCCGCTTCGGGAACAGTACCGGGTATTTCTAGAGTCCGAACGCGACTGGTTGGAGTGTTTTGCATTGTTCAGCGCGCTCAAGGCTCGCTTTAATCGCGTCGCATGGACGGAGTGGCCTGAAGAGTTTCGCGACCGTGATACTGTGGCGCTTCAGCGCATCACTGAGGAGTTGGAGTCGGATATCCAACGAGTCTATTTTGAACAGTTCATCTTGCGTTTGCAATGGTCGGCTGTTCAGCGGCACGCTCACGAGCTTGGGGTGTCCCTAGTGGGTGACTTGCCTATATTTGTAGCGCATGACAGTGCTGATGTTTGGTGTCAGCGAGAGCTCTTTCGTCTAAACGCCGACGGTAGTCCAAGTGTGATGGCGGGGGTGCCCCCGGATTATTTCTCTGCGACGGGGCAGCTGTGGGGAAATCCGCTTTACAATTGGGACATGCATCGAAGTCATAAGTATGCATGGTGGCGTCAGCGCTTAAGTCGTATCCTGACTTGGGTCGATGTGGTTCGGATCGATCATTTTCGTGGGTTTGAGGCGTGTTGGGAAGTGCCCGGCGAGGCTGAGACTGCTGCAGAGGGGAGCTGGGTTCCCGCGCCGGGGTATGAGGTGTTCAATGCCTTCGTCGAGGATCACGGTTTGCCCTTGCCCGTCATCGCAGAAGACCTCGGAGTGATCACGCCCGAGGTCGAGCAGCTGCGTGATTATTATAATTTGCCGGGTCTACGCATTGAGCAGTTTGCCTTTGGGACTGACCCGATGAGTTCCACTTTTTTGCCAGAGAACTATGTCCCAAACTGTATCGCCTATACGGGCACGCATGATAATGATACGGTGGTGGGTTGGTTTTCGAGTGAGGCCGGGGAAGACAGCACTCGTACTGCGGAGGAGATCGAGGAGGAGCGTGCCATGACACTTGAATATTTTGGGAGCGACGGTTCCGAGATTCATTGGGATTTTATACGCAGTCTGTATCGCTCGCGAGCGGGGGCAGTGGTAGTTCCTGTGCAGGATTTGCTAGGGCTTGGCTCGGATGCTCGAATGAATACGCCTGGTAAAGCCTCCGGTAGCTGGGGGTGGCGCCTTACGGATACCCTGCGGCTCTCTGGAGCTCTCGAAGAGTTAGATGCCCTCACTCGCGAAACGGATCGCGGGCTGATGTCGAGGGAAACGCCGCTGTCGCTGCGATCACAGCAGGGCCATAACGAAGCATAA
- a CDS encoding MFS transporter — protein MNKPKLSFWQIWNMSFGFFGIQFGWGLQMANMSAIYQYLGADESTIPFLWLAAPLTGLIVQPLVGYYSDRTWTRLGRRRPYFLVGAILASLSLIAMPNSSSLWMAAGLLWILDASVNISMEPFRAFVGDKLNKKQRKLGFAMQSLLIGLGAVLSSSLPWMLSNWFGVTNAEGATGAIPQTVKIAFYVGSGVFFAAVLYTILSTKEYPPEDMEAFEQMKRESAGVGNAFKEIFEGIGSMPKAMKQLAVVQFFTWFGLFCMWIYFIPAVATHIFGGTDHSSEAYQAGAEWGGVCFSVYNGVAFFFAFLLLLIVRKFSAKGIHTTCLAIGALGLLSVAFVGDAKLLLASMVCVGIAWASILSMPYAMLANVIPGSRMGFYMGVFNFFIVLPQIAASLGLGYVMTRLLGGNTMNAVLLGGASMLIAAFCVRFVDDDESVDGAAVSLED, from the coding sequence ATGAATAAACCAAAACTATCATTCTGGCAAATTTGGAACATGAGCTTCGGCTTTTTTGGCATCCAGTTTGGCTGGGGGCTGCAGATGGCCAATATGAGCGCGATCTATCAATACCTCGGCGCCGATGAGAGCACGATTCCTTTTCTCTGGTTGGCAGCGCCGCTGACCGGATTGATCGTGCAACCCTTGGTCGGTTATTATAGTGATCGCACTTGGACGCGGCTTGGGCGTCGTCGGCCATACTTTCTGGTCGGTGCGATTCTCGCCAGTCTTTCCTTGATCGCGATGCCCAATTCCAGCTCACTCTGGATGGCGGCTGGCTTGCTCTGGATTTTGGATGCCTCGGTTAATATTAGTATGGAGCCTTTCCGGGCCTTCGTCGGCGATAAGCTCAATAAGAAGCAGCGCAAGCTGGGCTTTGCGATGCAGAGTCTATTGATCGGACTGGGCGCGGTGCTATCTTCCTCTTTACCTTGGATGCTCTCCAACTGGTTTGGTGTCACCAATGCGGAAGGCGCCACCGGGGCGATTCCGCAAACCGTAAAAATTGCGTTTTACGTGGGCTCGGGTGTCTTTTTTGCCGCGGTTTTGTATACGATTTTGTCCACTAAAGAGTATCCGCCGGAGGATATGGAAGCGTTTGAGCAAATGAAACGTGAGTCCGCAGGGGTGGGCAATGCGTTTAAGGAAATTTTCGAGGGTATTGGCTCGATGCCCAAGGCAATGAAGCAACTCGCCGTGGTGCAGTTCTTTACCTGGTTTGGCCTCTTTTGTATGTGGATTTATTTCATTCCAGCGGTGGCGACGCACATCTTCGGAGGCACAGACCATAGCAGCGAGGCGTATCAGGCTGGGGCCGAATGGGGCGGCGTATGCTTCTCGGTGTATAATGGGGTGGCTTTCTTTTTTGCGTTCTTACTGTTGTTGATTGTGCGTAAGTTCAGCGCCAAGGGCATTCATACCACTTGTTTAGCGATCGGTGCGCTGGGCTTGCTGTCGGTGGCCTTCGTTGGCGATGCGAAATTGTTATTGGCTTCAATGGTTTGCGTGGGCATCGCATGGGCCAGCATCCTTTCGATGCCCTATGCCATGCTGGCCAATGTGATTCCTGGCAGTCGGATGGGATTTTACATGGGGGTATTTAATTTCTTCATCGTCCTACCGCAGATTGCCGCCTCACTTGGTCTTGGTTATGTCATGACCCGTCTGCTCGGTGGCAATACCATGAACGCGGTGCTGCTGGGCGGCGCTTCGATGTTGATCGCCGCCTTCTGCGTCCGCTTTGTCGATGACGACGAGTCCGTCGACGGAGCGGCCGTCTCCTTGGAAGATTGA
- a CDS encoding homoserine kinase — protein MSSRSIIVQAPASTSNCGPGFDTLSVALSLYNFVRLVERSDCEICALEEAHGGTQAMIEEAARSFTEVAGVEAVGFNYEIWGDVPEARGLGSSSTIRAAIVAGLNKLHGEPLDLEAMIRLTTHLDNAPDNACAVFAGGFCIARTEPETFAYREHVRFALPESLTFVAVSPDYKVLTEKSRRVLPESIPFKDVVRSANSLAFLVGVLVSGDFERLDGAVNDYIHQPYRELLNPFGHESIEAGCHAGAYTGWLSGSGSTVVCVTSPDKAQAVAAAMEQVYAGNGVKSRAYRLITDNRGLTVNEE, from the coding sequence ATGTCATCCCGATCTATCATTGTTCAAGCACCGGCCAGCACTTCAAACTGTGGGCCAGGCTTTGATACGCTGAGCGTTGCGCTCTCTTTGTATAATTTCGTGCGTTTGGTTGAGCGAAGTGATTGTGAAATTTGCGCACTGGAGGAGGCGCACGGAGGCACGCAGGCGATGATTGAAGAGGCCGCGCGTTCTTTTACAGAAGTCGCGGGGGTGGAGGCTGTCGGCTTCAATTATGAAATTTGGGGAGATGTGCCGGAAGCGCGTGGGCTGGGCTCCAGTTCGACGATTCGTGCAGCAATCGTGGCTGGTTTGAATAAACTGCACGGGGAGCCGCTGGATTTAGAGGCGATGATTCGACTGACGACTCATTTGGACAATGCGCCGGATAATGCCTGTGCGGTGTTTGCCGGAGGTTTTTGCATTGCGCGCACCGAACCGGAAACTTTCGCTTATCGCGAGCATGTTCGCTTTGCTTTGCCAGAGTCGTTAACCTTTGTGGCGGTCTCGCCGGATTATAAAGTGCTGACAGAGAAATCGCGACGTGTGCTACCGGAGTCGATTCCATTTAAAGATGTGGTGCGCAGCGCCAATAGCCTCGCGTTTTTGGTGGGTGTGTTGGTTTCGGGGGATTTTGAGCGTCTGGATGGTGCCGTAAATGACTATATCCATCAGCCCTATCGAGAGTTACTCAATCCATTTGGCCACGAAAGTATTGAAGCGGGCTGTCATGCCGGCGCGTATACAGGCTGGCTCAGCGGAAGTGGCTCGACGGTTGTCTGTGTGACGAGCCCTGATAAAGCACAGGCAGTGGCTGCCGCTATGGAGCAAGTGTACGCGGGGAATGGGGTCAAGAGCCGGGCCTATCGGCTGATTACTGACAACCGTGGTCTGACTGTAAATGAAGAGTAG
- a CDS encoding Minf_1886 family protein — MNDPNRDFNEVIRTIRKDDPRYARGAYYFLRQALDFSLKEMHKSGDLDKSNHLTGKQLLEGIRLYAIDQYGPMARPVLEHWGIRECRDFGNIVFNLVECKVLGKTDQDSVEDFSGGYQFAAAFDRPFRPERIKPTIKKPRMS; from the coding sequence GTGAATGACCCAAACCGAGATTTTAACGAAGTAATCCGCACGATTCGCAAGGATGATCCACGGTATGCACGCGGTGCATATTATTTTCTGCGTCAAGCGCTGGATTTTAGTCTGAAGGAGATGCATAAGAGTGGGGATCTGGATAAGTCGAACCACTTGACGGGCAAGCAGTTGCTTGAAGGTATCCGCTTGTATGCGATTGATCAGTATGGGCCCATGGCGCGGCCTGTTTTGGAGCATTGGGGGATTCGCGAGTGTCGTGATTTTGGTAATATTGTCTTTAATCTGGTCGAGTGTAAGGTGCTCGGGAAGACGGATCAGGACAGTGTGGAGGATTTTTCAGGGGGGTATCAATTTGCTGCTGCGTTTGATCGTCCTTTTCGTCCTGAGCGGATCAAGCCAACCATCAAGAAGCCCCGCATGAGCTAA